The DNA segment TCGACAGCGACCAGCAAGGTTATGCGTGTGCGGCCTATAACAAGCAGACCGCCGAGCGTGAACTGAAAGCGGCGTTCGACGATTTGATCCAGCGCATTCGCGACCAGTATCCAGATGAAGGCGAGAAGGTCGAGGCGTTGACGGCCCGTTTCCAGGCTGCCGAGACCCTGTGGACGCAAGTGCGTGATGCCGACTGCAAGGTCGAGACCTATGCCGAGAAACAGGGCACCAAGGCGTTCCAGGCGGCTTGGGATACCTGTGTGGCGCAGCGTAGCGATGATCGCTCGGAGTATCTGCAATCTATTGGTCAGCAGTAGGCTGCGCTGACGCTATCGCGGGGCAAGCCCGCTCCTACGTACTACCGACCCTGCGTGGGAGCGGGCTTGCCCCGCGATAGC comes from the Pseudomonas urmiensis genome and includes:
- a CDS encoding lysozyme inhibitor LprI family protein; this encodes MKSMAWLVLTAVALGAHAGEEESTPCDNVDSDQQGYACAAYNKQTAERELKAAFDDLIQRIRDQYPDEGEKVEALTARFQAAETLWTQVRDADCKVETYAEKQGTKAFQAAWDTCVAQRSDDRSEYLQSIGQQ